A portion of the Paenibacillus marchantiae genome contains these proteins:
- a CDS encoding GNAT family N-acetyltransferase: MNFLKYAPSDFADYYALVSNIEVMQQITERALPEHEATAEFESMLNYNLGNNCGYYRISGEDGVGMAYAKLIPDESDPSRAEMGYMILPEHWGRGHGTSIAARLIIQAQAAGIGVLYAVIDPSNAASRRILLRQNFVSTWVGDYHGLPGEILELNLQVKR; encoded by the coding sequence ATGAATTTCTTGAAATATGCACCATCTGATTTTGCTGATTATTATGCTCTTGTGTCCAATATTGAAGTCATGCAACAGATTACCGAACGTGCTCTGCCTGAGCATGAAGCTACTGCGGAATTTGAATCCATGCTGAATTATAATCTCGGCAACAATTGTGGCTATTATCGAATATCTGGTGAAGATGGGGTAGGAATGGCCTACGCCAAACTGATCCCGGATGAATCCGATCCGTCCCGGGCGGAAATGGGTTACATGATTCTGCCGGAGCATTGGGGGAGAGGACACGGGACTTCCATCGCAGCTCGGCTGATTATTCAGGCACAGGCGGCGGGAATTGGTGTACTTTATGCGGTTATCGATCCGTCCAATGCGGCATCACGTCGAATATTGCTCAGACAGAACTTTGTATCCACATGGGTTGGAGATTATCATGGGTTACCCGGCGAGATTCTGGAGCTGAATCTTCAGGTGAAGCGGTAA
- a CDS encoding L-lactate MFS transporter, protein MKAAISSAPNSASTTMKMNRWLIVLGTIIVQMGLGTIYTWSLFNQPLSDRFGWDVSSVAITFSITSFALAFATLFAGRLQERWGLRRLIRVAGVVLGLGLVLSSQVSSLTLLYILAGFVVGFADGTAYITSLSNLIKWFPERKGLISGISVGAFGTGSLLFKYVNSALIGAVGPAQAFMYWGIIVLVLIVGGSFLIREAVVREQAPASSTDGAKQPETRHDYTVKEMLRTKEAYMLFVIFFTACMSGLYLIGIVKDIGVQLAGLNVATAANAVAMVAIFNTAGRIILGALSDKVGRMKVIAGALLVTAVAVMTLSLVPLSFGIFFACVAAIAFCFGGNITVFPAIVADYFGLKNQSKNYGVIYQGFGFGALAGSFISAMLGGFHLTFIVIAVLCAVSLLLALMITPPGQGRRTRQREQQMNLNPSSRAS, encoded by the coding sequence ATGAAAGCAGCTATTTCATCCGCACCTAATTCAGCATCTACAACTATGAAAATGAACCGCTGGCTTATTGTACTGGGAACCATTATTGTACAAATGGGTCTCGGAACCATCTACACCTGGAGTTTATTTAATCAACCGTTGTCTGATCGTTTCGGATGGGACGTCAGCTCGGTCGCGATAACATTTTCGATTACCAGCTTTGCTTTGGCATTTGCCACACTATTTGCCGGCCGACTGCAAGAACGATGGGGGCTTCGTCGCCTGATTCGGGTAGCCGGAGTTGTGCTTGGTCTGGGACTCGTGCTCAGTTCTCAAGTGAGTTCGTTGACACTGCTCTATATCCTGGCCGGATTTGTGGTTGGATTCGCGGATGGTACGGCGTACATTACTTCCCTGTCCAACCTGATCAAGTGGTTCCCTGAGCGAAAAGGTCTGATCTCAGGTATTTCGGTCGGGGCCTTTGGTACAGGCAGTCTGTTGTTCAAATACGTGAACTCGGCATTAATTGGTGCTGTTGGTCCTGCTCAAGCTTTTATGTACTGGGGCATTATTGTGTTGGTATTGATCGTGGGCGGCTCGTTCCTGATCCGTGAAGCGGTTGTTCGTGAACAAGCTCCAGCAAGTAGCACGGACGGTGCGAAGCAACCAGAAACACGTCATGATTATACGGTCAAAGAAATGCTGCGCACGAAAGAAGCGTATATGCTGTTCGTTATTTTCTTCACGGCCTGTATGAGTGGACTGTATCTGATCGGTATTGTGAAAGACATCGGTGTGCAGTTGGCAGGTCTTAATGTGGCTACGGCGGCCAATGCGGTGGCGATGGTTGCGATCTTTAACACCGCTGGACGTATCATTCTGGGGGCGCTGTCGGATAAAGTAGGACGAATGAAAGTTATTGCCGGAGCACTGTTGGTTACGGCTGTTGCCGTAATGACGCTGAGCCTGGTACCACTGAGCTTTGGCATCTTCTTCGCCTGTGTAGCCGCTATCGCATTCTGTTTCGGTGGCAATATCACGGTCTTCCCGGCGATTGTGGCAGATTACTTTGGACTGAAAAATCAGAGCAAAAACTACGGCGTCATCTATCAGGGATTTGGATTTGGTGCCTTGGCTGGATCGTTTATCAGCGCCATGCTGGGCGGGTTCCATCTTACCTTTATTGTGATCGCTGTACTGTGTGCCGTCTCGCTCTTGCTGGCGTTGATGATTACGCCTCCGGGTCAAGGACGTCGTACACGTCAACGTGAACAGCAGATGAATCTTAACCCTTCATCCCGGGCAAGCTGA
- a CDS encoding LytR/AlgR family response regulator transcription factor: MRALIVEDEIPASEELNYLIQEHSQIEVVDCLEDGLDVLKFLQEQEVDVIFLDINIPSLDGMMLAHHIGKFASKPYIVFTTAYKEHAAEAFELEAFDYILKPYDEKRIAAMLNKLETAFKRDLEQEKREHSSDDGQAHNAAQANDEWSAANMQARESNIQTERRINLLRNDNIIVTDTADIYYAEAQEKVTKVYTKNGEFTMPVSISDFHGRLPQETFFRCHRSYVVNLSQIREIVPWFNNTYLLRLRDLEAEVPVSRGKVKEFRQLMRI, encoded by the coding sequence ATGAGAGCCCTTATTGTTGAAGATGAAATTCCGGCAAGTGAGGAACTGAATTACTTGATACAGGAACATAGCCAAATTGAAGTGGTAGATTGTCTGGAAGATGGACTGGATGTGCTGAAGTTTCTGCAGGAGCAGGAAGTCGACGTTATTTTTCTTGATATAAATATCCCTTCGCTGGACGGCATGATGCTGGCACATCATATTGGAAAGTTTGCGAGCAAGCCATATATCGTATTCACAACGGCTTATAAGGAGCATGCGGCTGAAGCGTTTGAGCTGGAGGCGTTTGACTATATTCTGAAGCCCTATGATGAGAAACGAATTGCCGCGATGCTGAATAAACTCGAAACGGCGTTCAAACGGGATCTAGAGCAGGAGAAACGTGAACACAGCAGTGACGATGGGCAGGCTCACAATGCGGCTCAAGCCAACGATGAATGGTCTGCAGCAAATATGCAGGCACGGGAATCCAATATCCAGACGGAACGACGCATTAACCTGCTGCGCAATGACAATATTATTGTGACAGACACCGCCGATATTTATTATGCAGAAGCACAAGAGAAAGTAACGAAGGTGTATACCAAAAACGGTGAGTTTACGATGCCGGTCAGTATTTCGGATTTTCACGGGCGATTGCCGCAGGAAACCTTTTTCCGCTGCCATCGTTCTTACGTCGTGAATTTGTCTCAAATCCGTGAAATTGTGCCTTGGTTTAACAATACGTACCTGCTTCGTTTGCGTGATCTGGAGGCTGAAGTACCGGTTAGCCGGGGCAAAGTCAAAGAATTCAGGCAGCTCATGCGCATCTAG
- a CDS encoding sensor histidine kinase produces the protein MLLGLFERAALLIIFLFFLSRIPRFRQILQKGKLRWQEYIAVTLLFCAFAIFGTYTGINVEGSLVNVRIIAVMSGGILFGGPVGIITGIVSGVHRYLIDMDGVTAIPCLITSILAGLVSGYIHKYTPKSKRWMIGIAAGMICEALTMLLILLYSYPDPLGADIVSKIALPMILGEVNIGLIVLLVQSVEGEKEMIAARQAKLALEIANKTLPYFRSIDEDSLRTICRIIQEDIQADAVAITDTRNVLAYVGFGEERYHIGNEIISEMTKKTISSGEITISNDVIDEKTPDIHSLLIIPLKERGEVTGALKIYYRKAYKITYPLQTMAVGLSQIISTQMEVSRVEEIKAAANKAELRALQTTIHPHFLFNALNAIASSIRTKPDRARELIVNLSGYMRYNLELSDELIDIHKELEQVRNYVEIEKARFGSRLNVIYDIDEVAVHIPSLVIQPLVENAIIHGILKVKGPGTVRIRVQDYPDFVRIGVSDTGAGIGADIIERVYHDRMPVNQIGLYNVHRRVKLIYGQGLTITRLEHGTDILFDVPKGDVVTR, from the coding sequence ATGCTGCTGGGTTTGTTTGAACGTGCGGCACTGCTGATTATATTTTTATTCTTTCTGTCGAGGATACCGCGGTTTAGACAGATATTGCAAAAGGGAAAATTGAGATGGCAGGAGTACATTGCGGTTACGTTGTTATTCTGTGCATTTGCTATCTTCGGTACCTATACCGGTATTAATGTGGAAGGCTCTCTGGTGAATGTGCGCATTATTGCTGTTATGTCTGGCGGTATTCTGTTCGGGGGGCCTGTAGGCATCATTACCGGGATTGTGTCCGGGGTGCATCGATATTTAATCGATATGGATGGAGTTACGGCGATCCCGTGCCTGATCACGAGTATCCTTGCAGGTTTGGTCTCCGGGTATATACATAAGTATACGCCTAAGTCGAAGCGCTGGATGATCGGTATTGCGGCCGGAATGATCTGTGAGGCGCTTACGATGCTGCTCATCCTGCTGTATTCCTATCCCGATCCACTGGGGGCCGACATTGTCTCGAAGATTGCGCTGCCGATGATATTAGGTGAGGTGAATATTGGGCTAATCGTACTGCTGGTGCAGAGTGTGGAAGGGGAAAAGGAAATGATTGCAGCTCGTCAGGCCAAGCTGGCGCTGGAGATTGCCAATAAGACCTTGCCGTACTTCCGTTCCATTGATGAAGACTCCCTGCGTACGATCTGCCGGATTATTCAGGAGGATATTCAGGCTGATGCGGTTGCGATTACGGATACCCGAAATGTACTGGCTTATGTGGGATTTGGTGAGGAACGATATCACATCGGTAATGAAATTATTAGTGAGATGACGAAGAAGACGATCTCCAGCGGAGAGATTACGATCAGCAATGATGTCATTGACGAAAAAACGCCGGATATCCACTCCCTCCTCATCATTCCACTCAAAGAGCGGGGCGAAGTAACGGGTGCCTTGAAAATCTATTACCGCAAAGCGTACAAGATTACGTATCCGTTGCAAACGATGGCTGTGGGCCTGTCCCAGATTATTTCCACCCAGATGGAAGTATCACGTGTGGAGGAGATCAAGGCTGCGGCCAATAAAGCGGAGCTGCGTGCATTGCAGACTACAATTCATCCTCATTTTCTATTCAATGCGCTGAACGCCATTGCCTCATCCATTCGCACCAAGCCGGATCGGGCACGCGAATTGATTGTGAATCTGTCTGGATATATGCGCTATAACCTGGAGCTATCGGATGAGCTTATCGATATTCACAAGGAGTTGGAGCAGGTCCGCAATTATGTGGAAATCGAGAAGGCGCGCTTCGGCAGCAGGCTTAACGTCATCTATGATATTGATGAGGTGGCTGTGCATATTCCAAGTCTGGTCATCCAGCCACTTGTGGAAAATGCCATTATCCACGGTATTCTCAAGGTGAAAGGACCCGGGACTGTACGGATTCGGGTACAGGATTATCCTGACTTTGTGCGAATTGGGGTCAGTGACACAGGAGCAGGCATTGGAGCCGACATTATTGAGCGTGTTTACCATGACCGGATGCCAGTCAACCAGATCGGGTTGTACAACGTGCATCGTCGGGTGAAGCTCATTTATGGACAAGGGTTAACAATTACACGGCTGGAGCATGGAACCGATATTTTATTTGATGTACCCAAAGGAGATGTAGTAACAAGGTGA
- a CDS encoding stage VI sporulation protein F, which produces MGYQQYGISPQLVERIKTKMKNPAVKERIKKLIDGVTKSDLQDKAKVRRLVKSSAVILNENFSATQEEQFVAFVLAQKIDPNNTFHLIKLWGMFR; this is translated from the coding sequence TTGGGTTACCAACAATATGGAATCAGTCCGCAGCTGGTGGAGCGGATCAAAACAAAGATGAAAAATCCCGCTGTCAAAGAGCGTATCAAAAAGTTGATAGATGGGGTCACCAAGTCCGATTTGCAGGATAAGGCCAAGGTAAGAAGGCTGGTCAAGTCGTCAGCGGTCATTTTGAACGAGAATTTTTCTGCGACTCAGGAGGAACAATTTGTTGCTTTTGTTCTTGCGCAGAAGATCGATCCGAACAATACGTTTCATTTGATTAAGTTGTGGGGCATGTTTAGGTAG
- the recG gene encoding ATP-dependent DNA helicase RecG encodes MKWEEISVKQISGVSALKEGELHAFGISTVKDLLEYYPFRYEDYRLRSLSEVKDGDKITVQGKVMGIPVLQRYGKKSRLTCKVMTEEWMISATWFNRHFLKEQLTPNREIVITGKWEQKRMQMTVTDSEFPDKGEGRSGTLQPVYSVTGKLTQSWMRKTINQGLVQFGEMIPEILPQSLMNKYGFMPRKQAIAGIHRPQDNREGQQARQRMVYEELFLFQLKMQAYRALNRDRMDGVVHTTDNTTIREFVRSLPFELTDAQKKVELEILHDMRSPYSMNRLLQGDVGSGKTVIAAIALYTTVRSGFQGALMVPTEILAEQHMRSLQKLFEPFGVTVGLLTGSVNGRKRKDLIASLQMGMIDIVVGTHALIQEDVFFRDLGLVVTDEQHRFGVNQRSILRRKGYNPDVLTMTATPIPRTLAITAFGDIEVSTISERPKGRIPISTYWVKHDMMDRVLGFISREVDQGRQAYLICPLIEESEKLDVQNAIDLHIQMQQNFPKYRVGLLHGRMTTGEKEEMMRDFYSNEIQLLVSTTVVEVGVDVPNATLMVIMDADRFGLSQLHQLRGRVGRGAHASYCVLIADPKTEVGQERMKVMTETEDGFEVSRRDLDLRGPGDFFGTKQSGLPEFRLADMVADFEVLEQARDDVSSLIADASFWTSVDYAPLRDFLQQQQVFQGDLID; translated from the coding sequence ATGAAATGGGAAGAAATATCGGTTAAACAAATTAGCGGCGTGAGTGCTCTCAAAGAGGGAGAGCTTCACGCCTTTGGCATCTCTACTGTAAAAGACTTGCTTGAATATTATCCGTTCCGTTATGAGGATTATCGGCTGCGTTCGCTCAGTGAAGTGAAGGACGGGGACAAAATTACGGTACAGGGTAAAGTGATGGGCATCCCAGTGTTGCAGCGTTATGGCAAAAAGTCACGCCTTACCTGTAAGGTGATGACGGAAGAATGGATGATTTCAGCCACCTGGTTCAATCGGCATTTTCTGAAAGAACAGCTTACGCCCAATCGGGAGATTGTTATTACGGGGAAATGGGAACAGAAGCGTATGCAGATGACCGTAACGGACTCGGAATTCCCGGATAAAGGGGAAGGACGATCGGGCACGCTGCAGCCTGTGTATTCGGTAACCGGCAAGCTAACGCAGTCATGGATGCGCAAAACGATTAATCAGGGATTAGTCCAATTCGGGGAAATGATCCCCGAAATTCTGCCTCAATCACTCATGAACAAATATGGATTCATGCCTCGCAAACAGGCGATTGCCGGGATTCACCGTCCGCAGGATAACCGGGAAGGCCAGCAGGCCAGACAGCGGATGGTGTATGAGGAGCTATTTTTGTTTCAACTCAAGATGCAGGCGTATCGTGCATTGAACCGGGATCGTATGGATGGTGTAGTGCACACAACGGATAATACGACGATTCGGGAGTTTGTTCGCAGTTTGCCATTTGAACTGACGGATGCACAGAAGAAGGTAGAGCTTGAAATTCTGCATGATATGCGTTCACCGTATTCGATGAATCGATTGCTGCAGGGAGATGTAGGCTCAGGTAAAACGGTTATTGCGGCGATCGCGCTGTATACGACCGTTCGTTCCGGTTTTCAGGGGGCTCTGATGGTCCCTACGGAGATTCTGGCAGAACAGCATATGCGCTCACTGCAAAAGCTGTTTGAACCTTTTGGCGTAACTGTAGGGCTGTTAACGGGCAGCGTGAATGGACGAAAGCGCAAAGATCTGATTGCATCCTTGCAGATGGGTATGATCGATATCGTTGTGGGTACACACGCTTTGATTCAGGAGGATGTATTTTTCCGTGACTTGGGTCTTGTTGTTACAGATGAACAGCATCGCTTCGGTGTGAACCAGCGCAGCATTTTGCGGCGTAAAGGCTATAACCCGGATGTGTTAACGATGACGGCGACGCCGATACCGCGAACGCTTGCCATTACAGCTTTTGGTGATATTGAAGTATCGACCATCTCGGAACGTCCAAAGGGGCGGATTCCTATCTCGACGTACTGGGTCAAGCATGACATGATGGACCGGGTTCTTGGTTTTATTTCGCGAGAAGTGGACCAGGGACGTCAGGCCTATCTGATCTGCCCGCTCATTGAAGAGTCGGAGAAGCTGGATGTACAGAATGCCATTGACCTGCATATCCAGATGCAACAGAACTTTCCGAAGTACCGTGTAGGTCTGCTGCATGGACGGATGACGACTGGCGAGAAGGAAGAGATGATGCGTGACTTTTACAGCAACGAAATTCAGCTTCTGGTCTCCACAACAGTTGTGGAGGTCGGGGTCGATGTGCCTAACGCAACGCTGATGGTCATTATGGATGCGGACCGCTTCGGTCTATCGCAGCTGCATCAGCTTCGTGGTCGGGTCGGTCGGGGCGCTCATGCATCCTATTGTGTACTCATTGCAGACCCCAAGACAGAGGTGGGGCAGGAGCGCATGAAGGTCATGACGGAAACCGAAGATGGATTCGAGGTATCCCGTCGAGATCTGGATCTGCGGGGACCGGGCGATTTCTTTGGCACCAAGCAAAGTGGATTACCGGAGTTCCGTCTTGCCGACATGGTTGCAGATTTTGAGGTATTGGAGCAGGCGCGAGATGACGTCTCCAGCCTGATTGCGGATGCGAGCTTCTGGACGTCTGTTGACTACGCTCCTTTACGTGACTTTTTACAGCAGCAGCAAGTATTCCAGGGTGATCTGATCGATTGA
- a CDS encoding DegV family protein, with protein sequence MSHKVAIVTDSTADIPEELIRKYGIHVVPLRVLFGEEAYADGVDLTSEQFYAKLEKVSVLPTTSQPSPTDFMNIYNTLLDENPERPIVSIHLSSGMSGTYQSALLGKSLLEREGDITVLDSKSASYGYGLLVVQAAELAEQGKSAAEITAAVAAMQKSRKLFFLVDTLEYLQKGGRIGKAAAILGTLLNIKPILSIDEEGVIYAVEKVRGHKKAMARIIELFQQDLAGQRVNLAVGHTADPGSAIACAEQLRGHFTLNEVVYTNIGAVVGSHVGPGVIAIFMWPVPE encoded by the coding sequence ATGAGCCACAAGGTTGCGATCGTAACCGATAGCACGGCAGATATACCGGAAGAACTGATCCGTAAATACGGGATTCATGTTGTTCCGCTGCGTGTTTTGTTCGGGGAAGAAGCTTATGCAGACGGCGTTGATCTGACTTCGGAACAGTTCTATGCAAAATTGGAGAAGGTATCTGTGCTGCCTACAACCTCACAGCCTTCTCCCACCGATTTTATGAATATCTATAACACGCTGTTGGATGAGAACCCGGAACGGCCCATTGTATCGATTCATTTGTCTTCCGGCATGAGTGGTACCTATCAATCGGCACTGCTCGGCAAATCGTTGCTGGAACGTGAGGGCGATATAACGGTACTGGATTCGAAGTCTGCATCCTATGGATATGGTTTATTGGTCGTACAGGCTGCCGAGCTTGCCGAACAAGGCAAATCCGCTGCGGAGATCACTGCGGCTGTAGCAGCCATGCAGAAGAGCCGCAAGCTGTTCTTTCTCGTAGATACATTGGAGTATCTGCAGAAAGGCGGTCGGATTGGCAAAGCTGCGGCCATCTTGGGAACATTGCTGAATATTAAACCGATCTTGTCCATTGATGAGGAAGGCGTTATTTACGCAGTGGAGAAAGTCAGAGGTCACAAAAAAGCCATGGCACGCATTATTGAGCTGTTTCAGCAGGATCTGGCGGGTCAACGTGTTAATCTGGCGGTAGGTCATACCGCAGACCCCGGATCAGCGATCGCTTGTGCAGAGCAATTACGTGGACATTTTACACTGAATGAAGTGGTGTATACCAATATTGGAGCTGTCGTTGGCAGCCATGTTGGGCCTGGCGTAATTGCCATCTTTATGTGGCCTGTTCCGGAATGA
- a CDS encoding DAK2 domain-containing protein, with protein MSIRSLNGTDFTAMVLAGAEQLGQHAEHVNSLNVFPVPDGDTGTNMNLTMSAGVAEIKRKSSASIGEAAGILSKGLLMGARGNSGVILSQLFRGFSRSAAPYEELNTLQFAAALQNGVDAAYKAVVKPVEGTILTVAKEAAKHASYYARRTNDITELMNEVLLKAKEALAMTPELLPVLKQVGVVDSGGQGLVYIYEGFMDVLLQTDGASRTSFQRDVQPTVAASALKPAAPSEVVSAKPAQQVIVPEMPMSAQARLETEDIEFLYDMEFFINRELGENAGVAFDDEAFRKALSVNGDSIIIIADDEVIKVHVHSKTPGDVLNLALRYGEITQIHILNMREQHRDLLTAGMDIAPSPELFAEIPPEAARSVEKAVLPADEMAPYGFIAVSSGDGIAEIFQSLGVDVVLSGGQTMNPSTEDFVKAVRSIAAEQVFILPNNSNIVLAAEQARELLEDERRIIVIPSKTIPQGMAAAFAFQEDESAETNRDHMLEAISRVQSGQVTHAVRDTQYDELDIKAGHYIGIHNSKIVATDESMLHACEGLLQQMMESGDEVVTILEGDEATPEITAALVTWLEEQYPDAEVEVHLGGQPVYYYLFSVES; from the coding sequence TTGAGTATACGTTCTTTAAATGGAACAGATTTCACCGCAATGGTACTTGCCGGAGCGGAACAACTTGGACAGCATGCAGAGCACGTCAATTCCCTGAATGTTTTCCCTGTGCCGGATGGTGACACGGGAACGAACATGAATTTGACAATGAGTGCAGGAGTCGCAGAGATTAAACGCAAGAGTTCTGCCTCCATCGGAGAAGCTGCCGGTATTTTATCAAAAGGCCTGCTTATGGGCGCACGGGGGAATTCCGGAGTAATATTATCGCAATTGTTCCGCGGATTCAGTCGTTCAGCTGCTCCTTATGAGGAACTGAATACACTCCAGTTCGCCGCAGCCCTGCAGAACGGTGTGGACGCAGCTTATAAAGCCGTAGTGAAACCCGTTGAAGGGACCATTCTTACCGTAGCCAAGGAAGCGGCGAAACATGCCAGCTACTACGCAAGACGGACGAATGATATAACTGAATTAATGAATGAAGTATTGTTAAAAGCAAAAGAAGCACTGGCAATGACTCCGGAATTGCTGCCTGTATTGAAACAGGTTGGTGTTGTGGATTCAGGCGGCCAGGGGCTTGTATATATTTACGAAGGCTTTATGGACGTTCTGTTGCAAACGGACGGGGCAAGTCGTACATCCTTCCAGAGAGACGTACAACCAACCGTAGCGGCATCTGCATTGAAACCGGCTGCACCGTCAGAAGTGGTTTCTGCGAAGCCTGCACAGCAGGTAATCGTGCCAGAGATGCCAATGTCTGCCCAGGCGCGACTGGAAACGGAAGATATTGAGTTCCTGTATGACATGGAGTTCTTTATAAACCGCGAGCTTGGAGAGAACGCAGGTGTTGCATTTGATGACGAAGCATTCCGGAAAGCGTTGTCAGTTAACGGGGATTCCATCATTATTATTGCTGACGATGAAGTGATTAAGGTTCACGTGCATTCCAAGACACCTGGGGATGTATTAAACCTGGCTCTCCGTTATGGCGAAATCACACAAATTCATATTCTCAATATGCGTGAGCAGCATCGTGATCTGCTGACAGCAGGCATGGACATTGCGCCTTCGCCTGAGCTGTTCGCAGAGATTCCGCCTGAAGCGGCGCGTAGCGTGGAAAAAGCCGTGCTCCCAGCAGATGAGATGGCACCATATGGTTTCATCGCGGTATCTTCCGGTGACGGCATTGCAGAGATTTTCCAGAGTCTTGGCGTGGATGTTGTTCTGTCTGGTGGACAGACGATGAATCCGAGCACTGAAGATTTTGTGAAAGCGGTGCGTTCGATCGCGGCAGAACAGGTATTTATTTTGCCGAACAACTCCAATATTGTACTTGCTGCCGAGCAGGCTAGGGAGTTGCTTGAAGATGAGCGTCGAATTATTGTGATTCCGAGCAAGACAATCCCTCAGGGTATGGCAGCGGCTTTTGCTTTCCAGGAGGATGAGTCTGCAGAAACCAACCGTGACCATATGCTTGAGGCGATTAGCCGGGTACAGTCCGGTCAAGTGACTCATGCGGTCAGAGATACACAATATGATGAGCTTGATATCAAAGCGGGACACTACATCGGTATCCATAATTCCAAGATCGTGGCAACGGACGAAAGCATGCTGCACGCATGTGAAGGTCTGCTGCAACAGATGATGGAGAGCGGAGATGAAGTGGTGACCATCCTTGAAGGGGACGAGGCTACCCCTGAGATTACCGCTGCGCTTGTCACATGGCTTGAAGAACAATATCCTGATGCTGAGGTAGAGGTGCATCTTGGAGGACAGCCGGTTTATTATTATTTGTTCTCTGTAGAGTCCTAA